A region of Methanomicrobium sp. W14 DNA encodes the following proteins:
- a CDS encoding methionine adenosyltransferase has protein sequence MQRNIGVERILQTPIEKQRIEIVERKGIGHPDSLADGIAESVSRALSKAYLEECDAVLHHNTDQGEIVAGESIPKFGGGKITRPIYVLLTGRATKSYEGVTIPTDSIAIEAARNYLKETLQFMNMEHDVIVDCRMGVGSSDLRDVFKACGNNTVAHANDTSFGIGHAPFSDLESTILNVSDHIDRDVRPKNPVIGTDIKIMGLRQDDTISLTLCVPMIDRFCSDMSEYTEAVEFIKEDVANFASKSTERKVNVFVNTGDRVDQNSVFLTVIGTSAEMGDDGSVGRGNRCNGLITPQRPMSMEATSGKNPINHIGKIYNLLSTEIAKKCVKEVDGIEDLYVRLLSQIGKPIDYPLVASAQYILSEDDGDCARIEKDISAIIDYSLENINEITEKVIRGELKTF, from the coding sequence ATGCAGAGAAATATCGGAGTAGAGAGGATCCTTCAGACACCTATAGAAAAGCAGCGTATTGAAATAGTTGAAAGAAAGGGTATCGGTCATCCTGACAGTCTTGCTGACGGAATTGCGGAGTCCGTGTCAAGGGCCCTTTCAAAAGCATATCTTGAGGAATGCGACGCAGTCCTTCACCACAATACTGACCAGGGCGAGATTGTAGCCGGAGAGTCCATCCCTAAATTCGGGGGGGGGAAGATTACAAGGCCTATATATGTTCTTCTGACCGGAAGGGCGACAAAAAGCTATGAAGGAGTCACAATCCCTACTGACTCCATAGCAATAGAGGCTGCACGGAATTACCTAAAGGAGACTCTTCAGTTCATGAACATGGAGCACGATGTTATTGTCGACTGCAGGATGGGTGTCGGTTCATCAGACCTGCGTGACGTCTTCAAGGCATGCGGAAACAACACGGTGGCCCATGCAAACGATACCTCGTTCGGTATCGGGCATGCACCTTTCAGCGACCTTGAGAGTACAATTCTGAATGTAAGCGACCATATAGACAGGGACGTCAGGCCAAAGAACCCGGTTATCGGAACCGACATAAAGATAATGGGTCTCCGCCAGGACGACACCATATCTCTTACACTCTGCGTGCCTATGATCGACCGTTTCTGCTCTGATATGAGCGAATACACAGAGGCTGTGGAGTTCATAAAGGAGGACGTGGCAAACTTCGCCTCGAAGTCTACAGAGAGAAAAGTCAACGTATTCGTAAACACTGGTGACAGGGTTGACCAGAACAGCGTGTTTCTGACAGTCATCGGGACGTCTGCAGAGATGGGCGATGACGGAAGTGTGGGCAGGGGAAACCGCTGCAATGGTCTTATCACTCCGCAACGCCCGATGAGCATGGAAGCCACAAGCGGCAAGAACCCGATAAATCATATCGGAAAGATTTACAACCTTCTTTCTACGGAAATTGCTAAAAAATGCGTAAAGGAGGTTGACGGAATAGAAGACTTGTATGTCCGCCTGCTCTCGCAAATAGGAAAACCGATAGACTATCCGCTTGTTGCAAGTGCGCAGTATATACTTTCGGAAGATGACGGTGACTGCGCCAGAATAGAGAAGGATATTTCCGCAATAATCGACTATTCTCTTGAAAATATAAATGAAATTACTGAGAAAGTCATCCGCGGTGAATTAAAGACCTTCTAA